Genomic segment of Salvia hispanica cultivar TCC Black 2014 chromosome 2, UniMelb_Shisp_WGS_1.0, whole genome shotgun sequence:
GgaaatatacaatttataatttaaattattgacaAGTTTGACAATAGCttttttaacatataattataatctaGTAAGTACTATTTCTTGAACGGAGAAGAAACTTTTTACCATCTTGGTTATGCTTCTTATCAAAGTAACACAATCCATGACATGTTGGATGGAAGAGAAAGTGATTTACATCTAAATTGTGATTCATTGTTAACGAATTTGAGACTTggacattaatttatttttttaatctatttaatctatttttttaatctattttacATCTAAACTCTTACAAATTTAAGGCGCATTAGGCCATCTACAACGCTATCTCTTATTCATCAATTAACCATTttatcccttaactattcatggaccatactgtacttttcagctcatcttttaactaagagacaacacatgcatccctccatctcttaaccatctcatcccttaactattcattcaatttcattttttatttttaattccaacaaattcaattaataaaaacacacttcattaaataaaataaaaattacaaatttaaggcctaaaaaataaaaaaatacataatttaaaattctaaaaaataaaaaaaaaatacataattggagagaaaagagagaagatatttgagagaagaatagatgagtgtagtgtttgtgtgtagaATGGAGAATGGAAGAGGAAGGGAgaatttatagaataataaaaaataaaaataaaaaattcgaccgttagaaaaaataattttattttttttaaatttctaaaaataggatttaaaaaaataaaaataaatatatgacgtcataattacgacgcccactcgcgggccggtgagtgggcgtcacgccagcACGCGCCACATGGCGCTGGCGCGTGGCGAGACAGCTCATGCCCAGCCCCTTCCACGCGCGATGCGCGACGAGACGTCCCGTCTCTGTGGGACGAGATGTGTTTTGCAACGCGGTCTCGCCGCCAACCCGTCTCGCCGGGACGAGATCGAGCCAGTGGCGAGCCGCGCTGCTGATGCTCTTAGGATGCACTCTAACAAAGCTACATGCAAGTCACACTGGAGCCTATCAAACCCGATTCGAACTCGATAATGATTGATCaacttgatttgatttgattttgtaaacAATAACCTTTTTACTAAccaatgaatttttttatgcaaaCTCATGATTCATATAGTAAAGTAAACTCATAACTTTTTGGtgtattagtttaataatgtaattgCACCAAAGTAAGCATTATATTTCCCAAATTCTAATAGTAAGACTTTTACCTTCTTTAATCTCGTGCGAATTCATGTAACAGTATATTTGACTGATTCACATTCTTTAATTCTTTCTTATCCCTCCATTCCAATAAAGAGCATGAATTTTAAGTCGTGAGAGTAAAAAATACAAGagtggaaaataaattagagataaatgtatttctatttttagtaataagtCATCTTGATTATAACAaatcaaaaagaaatgttGGTCATTTTCAGTATAGTATTAACTTCGTAAATTTGGATCAATTGTATGTCGAAgggtatttaaataaagttaactaatatttatagtataattaaaactatggctagttttatctctattttagaaaatggcTGGTTTTAAAATTGCATCTAGGATAAACTAGATTTAATccatttaaaagaaaaaaaaattgaaatagcaCTAGCATACTGTGAACTGGTAAGCCTTTCATTTCCTCAAtctataaaaatcaataatatatactccctccgtcccggagtattagactcacttcttttgggcacatgatttaaggaattgatatttaaatagttaaagtggagagagtaaagtatgagagagggaaaaaagtaggggagagaagagagaaaaaagtaggtggggaataaaataagatagatgctttttgctaaaaaaagaaatgagtctaatatgttgggacatcccaaaaaggaaagttggtctaataccttgggacggagggagtataatttttccaatgataccttttttttatttgttgttgtattttcttaatcttcttAATGGGCcctcaaaaattttatatttataacaaTGGTGAGGGTGAATGGGTGTGGGGTAGGTTAGATGTTAATATGGAAACATCATATAATAAACAAACATTATCCACAAATTCTTGGCCACTAACTCTGTGGCctagaaataatatttaatcgacatttgttaaaaaagaTTGGCTGGACcacaattaatatttgatcatGAAACGTGACCAACCAAAGCCTAAGAAACTGGGTCTCACCCATAAACAATTACGTTTACTTGGTCCAATCTTTTAATCCAcaagaattatttatttaaaacgaAAATTATCTAGAGGTGAGACATTGAAGTCGACACTTTTTTTTAGAGTATGTTATAAAGTTTTGCTACTTGAGTGTCTTGAAAGGAGAAGTAAAATAAGATCACCTTTTCTGTGAAGAGAAAACTTCCATTAATAATTCAACAAGAAAACTCCAACTTCCTAGTCATTAAAATCACAagcaaattaatttatatagtcTATATATGCATTTCTTATAATTGATGaacaaaatggataaaattggTCAGATAACCTGTTTgctttaatcattttttctcaatattaTCATTAATAACCTATACTAATTGTTAGTATATTAAGCtttttattagataaaaaGCTCTGAAAACACTGAAAAGTAGTGAGCAATAAAGTACAAAGCTCAACTCAACTAAAACAAActttaaatgaatattaaacaaaaaaaaaaaaaaaagaagggaaATAATGATAAAACCAAAGGACGAGAGAAATCCCAACACCACGTAAAAGAGGACAATAAAAGCAAGTCACGTATCTTAAGTGAGTATCATTTGCGAGCTTTTGCTCACGTTTAGTCCATGTTAGcattatttgcattatttgttttatgttataaatatatttttattctaatacctcaaatataattacattaatgatattcattttatgtgaattatcaagtaaaattttaaaataagtaatctaagttttgattgtttttttataatttgtaaaattaattatgtctataatttttttatgcagtatttaaatcaaactaaacagataaagtaaaacaaagaGTAGTAAATAAATCGCTTCATAATTCTCATAAACGTGTGTGTTTAGCACTTACCCACATATATGGCCATATGGGGGAGATTAGCATTGTAATTTCCCATTGGGTGCAagaattttcttgtttttggtgtgaacacaaatatatataccttgaaactacagaataaataacaaaaagcataagtgttgcattatttattcCCTTTATAAGGAATAGATTACAAAAAGCAgaaatgttgcattatttattcccttttatattagtagaataaatattacatttgaaaattaaaatatgtaaagaTAGCTAAGCACTATTGAACTTTTGTAAACATATAATGCTTCCTTTGCAATGGAATGAACTTCCATTCACAACAATTTGAGGTTGTGATATGTATGTTACGATGAgttaattatcaaataaatttcgaatatttttagttaactatacaaaaaggaaatatgtcattttcaaaattattcattgtcaaaagaaaacaatgacGTTTATACTTTACAAATTTGTTGATTTACTTTTTGGAAatgtttatttcattattttatgaaCTCATCCGAACTGGTCAATCTAACGAATTCTTTGATTCGGTCATGGAttgaaaaatctaaaaaacCCCTGCAAAAATTGACTTAAGTAATTATTCAAATAcgtttttattctcttttcttatAGAGATGTTCTtcgttttcattttcttttgtaggaTTCGAATCTTAACTAGTCattatattatcaaaattaaatttaaatttaaaatatatttttttataatataagtaTAAGAAGTCGTGGATGACAATATTCACATGGTCAATTtagaatattcaaaatatgacaatgttccagattttttttttaattttctcatcACTTAATCTCCGAAGCAccaattatttaaatgttacAACAAAAAAACGCTTCGATTAACTTgcgacgaagggagtattccACAAGACAAATATCGTTTTATGGGAAGCGGGAATCTTGATTTGGGAATTCAAATACTACTAGCTAGACATCAGAAATACAAAAATGTCTTTAAATTCAGACATTTGGGTGATTTTGACTCATCAGAATCTTAAACATTTGAGTTAGGTAAAAGTCACAAAACTATATGACAAACTTCCCCCCACTCTTCCATGGCTAACACTACTCTTAACTCAGACAACGATACATGATTCGTTCAGGCTGATAATATTCCAGCTGCGCTCAGACATGCATTTCAACGTTCTTCTCAGAGGCATCAGCAACAAATATGCTGCCCGAGTCGCACCATCCAGCCAAAATATCCCTATCGGAACACTGCACCGTGACAATGAAATATGTAAGTATGCAGCAAATAACCATATTTGCCATTTGATATTACTCAACAAAATTGTATGCCTTATATGATGAAGATAGAAATGAACCTTGCTAAATCCAAGCCAGTTTGAGTCCCCTCTAAATGAAAAGGCCTTCTCACTTTCTCTCCATTGTCCACACATAATCTGCAAATATTaagttactattatttttataattggagtggcaagaaattttaatgtaattgaATAACTGAAAACAAACAAGAGCACACACATTGCTAAAAAAATTGGCAAAAGCATTTACCTCATAATCAACTCCTTGTACATATAGATAATTCGGATCAACGGAAGAAAAACAAAGTCCAGTTATCTGCAGACAACACGTAATGTTAAAGAAGAATCCAAGCTGAGTATTTGAGCAAAGTAAGTGCTACACATTCGATTCATGATACAAATCTTTCTGCTCCACACCATGCCACCAAAGAAGCACatgataattgtttttttagaaGATGGATTCAAGAGATTAAAAAATCTGGCGATCTTGGCCAGGTTACCGATATTCTGGGTACATAACTACTCTGCCGATTTGACTACGAATAATTGCAACACAACTTACCTCGTATTTTGAACAGTTCAGCCATCTAGATGTTGCACACCATCTGCAATAATACAGAGTATGTCAAAATTAGTTCTAACATAATCCATAATGTCTCTCAATAgcttatagtattaaaattcattccTCATAAGAAATGATGAGGAATAAGTTATCAATATTAGGGAAACTAAATAAGCCTTCCAAATGCACTTCATTTTACAAGGTATGCGTCAACATAGAAGCTTCAAAGTTCTAACCTGCGTGGATCATAGACAGTCACAGTGCGGTCTTCACCACCAACAGCAATATTACCAGATGAAGACATACTGACTGCATATAACATGTTTCCAACAGATCCCATGATTCTTTGCACACAGCCCCCATTTTCTTTCACTCGTAAATCCCATACACTTAGCTGCAGCAGTTCAAATAAGATTGAAACAATATGTCATTATAGGATAACAGgaactttttttcatttaatagcTAGTTAAATGCGACATGTGGAAAACCTTAAAATAAGTACCTGGGAACCTTCTGTGGTGGCTAACATTGAACCTCCGCTCTCCTTAAAACTGTCCATGAAAATTAGCGAGGTTGGGAACCCCAATCTGCAACATGACTATTATATAAGtgacaaataaaacaaatattaatttcataccTGAAATGTTAACAGAAAATTCAGCTGTTAAAGCAGACGAATGTAGCAAAATCTAGAAATGCAATGGACCTAAAGTGTAATGGTGCTGCTGATCTAATATGTTTAAATCCTTTGTCAGCTTTGATAATCATAGCTAAATGAACTACAGTTGATCCAAATTCTGTAAAAATTCTGGATCTTGAAACACATTCGCTATTTTAAGGAACGGTTCCACCTCGGAAGTCGGAAAATGACACCTCCATGAAATTTTGTTTCGATTTCCTTGACATTGGTACAAGCTTTGTAGAAGGTAACATGAGAGCAACTTAATAGATACAAGACCTTCCTAACAACTATGCAGTTTTTTTCTGCTGTGCGATTACagtttgaaattttagatAGGATTCTTTACAGTAAAGTGCAATATAACATCTAGaatattgtttatttcttgattacctatcaatatttatagagaCACCATTTCACTAagatactactccctccgtcccatttcatgtgacacatttcttttgggcacaggTTTTTAGGAGTGAagaaagtagagaaaaaaagtaggaagagagagatataGTGTTactttttttgccaaaaaaaggaaatgtctcacttatagtgggatggcctaaaaaggaatacacaTCACTTAtaataggacggagggagtataaattctGAAAAGATAAGGGGagcaacaaaacaaatgaaaaataaaaatggaaatgagtTACTCACGTACGTAAAGTGCGTAGATGAATATCATGATCATAAACATCAATGCTCTTGCAAAAGCTGCGGGCAGTAGCTGCCTGAAACAATAATAGGTAAAGTTAATCAGACAGTCTAAAGATGATTATCCAACAATATTCCTAGTAGTTCAAAGTTCAAAGACAAGCActcaaaaaatatcataaaaggCACTGAACCCCAACAGTGACTGTCCAAAAGAAAGGGGAGGGggggaaaaaagaataagCAGACCAATTTAAGCAGTTTTTCCTTGCTGCAAGATGCATAATGTTATAGAATATAAGTATCCCACATCGGTTATGAAACCTAGTCTGGCTTCATCACTTGTACTATAAATATGTGCTTTATGAAGTAATGAAAAATACTTATATACCTACTATTTCTCTCTACTATGTGTATATACTTCTCCGAATCTCCGCAAATGTCTATGTTTTATTGTTCTACATATAACAAGCCTAACAAAGATCCTGAAATATAAACGTGCCACCCAACTCTGAAAATCTATATGCTCAAAAGGAATCATTTAGGTTTATCAGCACCAGCACGATACTTGTTTATCAATTTTGAACCTGCCAGTATGGGGTGCACCTAAATGGCCTTAGATTCTCATGTCTAAAGCATCTATTTTTACCTTTAGTAGTAAATTAGTAATTACAGGACAAGTGAACTTTAAGGCTACAGGTGTCAAGAAATCAATAGTCTACTAACAAGCAATATCTCATTTTAACCAAGACATTAGTTGAGAAAAGAATTGAATGGTTGAGACACACAAAAGTACACCTTTCTGAAGGATTTAGTATCAAGAGGAAAGTTTCAATATCAGCAAGAGGCCAAGAGCAGATATAACTATACAAAGAATTTGATAGCGGTACGATTGTACCATAGACAATTGACTTGGATTAAAGCAAAGGCCTGCCCAGCTTCCTTCTCCAACACCACAATCTCGGGGAGATACTGAATATGTAGNNNNNNNNNNNNNNNNNNNNNNNNNNNNNNNNNNNNNNNNNNNNNNNNNNNNNNNNNNNNNNNNNNNNNNNNNNNNNNNNNNNNNNNNNNNNNNNNNNNNGGCAACCAATATCCGGACCACTACAAGGCGGGTGTGAGGGATGATGGAAGTAGGGTTGCGGCTGTGCGGCAGCAACAAACGTAGTGTTGGGCTGATGGCCTATGGAATTGTTCGGGACTTGCTGGTCGTGACTGGGTTGGACGTAGTTCCACGACTGTCTATTAGGCGGGTCTGGTGGAGGTTGCGGCTGCACGACATTAGTTGCAAAATGCCACGAAGATTGTTAGTGGTAGGGAATCACCAGAGCTGTATACGACGAGAGAAACTCGTCATACTTGTCCAGCTTCTTGTGTAGTCTGTTGCAGGCAACCAATATCTGGCCACATAAGTAGGATAGATAGATTTCTTCGTTGAAAGtcatggatggagggagttGATAAGGGAAAAAACCTTATCAAgtgaaaaagttaaataaagtgGTAGAGAAACCTTGCTCCGTCGACAATCGTAAATTCTAAACggaaaactaaataaaagataaaaaacaataattatgaATTCATTGATTGAATAATGAGAATAACAATAGGTcctatatataatactcctatggGCTATGAATAACCTAACTTGGTGAACAAGATAATAATGATATAGAAAAgatatgataatataataatagagatATTGAAGATATTCTATAGATATATCTCTATCATC
This window contains:
- the LOC125207504 gene encoding uncharacterized protein LOC125207504; this encodes MAATARSFCKSIDVYDHDIHLRTLRTLGFPTSLIFMDSFKESGGSMLATTEGSQLSVWDLRVKENGGCVQRIMGSVGNMLYAVSMSSSGNIAVGGEDRTVTVYDPRRWCATSRWLNCSKYEITGLCFSSVDPNYLYVQGVDYEIMCGQWRESEKAFSFRGDSNWLGFSKCSDRDILAGWCDSGSIFVADASEKNVEMHV